The Candidatus Obscuribacterales bacterium genome has a segment encoding these proteins:
- a CDS encoding cadherin domain-containing protein, with translation MAFDPVLNLAGLDGSNGFRIDGVARENRSGFSVSNAGDINSDGFDDLILGTPYADPNDNADSGPSYVVFGRGSRFSSTLNLSRLNGSNGFRIDGVAARDYSSYSVSSAGDINGDGVDDLILGADGVATNGRDSGSSYVMFGREGGFSSTLNPSSLNGSNGFRIDGVAEGDLSGFSVSSAGDINSDGIDDLIIGAIGADPNGSDSGASYVVFGRRANQAPTIVTNSVVNMPENTTLVVDIQATDDSSSEGNGLTYSLSGGNDQALFTIDATTGVLSFLTAPDFENPMDVGNDNGYAVEVTVTNAGGLSTAQLFNINLNDVNDNSTPFDDILSGTAGNDTIRALTGNDVVRGLGGDDRIFGQVGNDILIGGTGNDVLNGGADNDRIFGQAGSDRLDGGNGDDRIDGGSGNDIITTGQGRDLLVIRQNDGLDRVTDFQNNQDRIDLVGIRFGQLTIQQRQDDVLIKLGTTNLLLLENTNASAIDRADFV, from the coding sequence ATGGCTTTTGACCCCGTTTTGAACTTGGCTGGTCTTGATGGTAGCAATGGCTTTCGCATTGATGGGGTAGCTAGAGAGAACCGTTCCGGTTTTTCGGTGAGCAATGCCGGGGATATCAATAGCGATGGCTTTGATGACCTGATCCTTGGTACACCCTATGCCGACCCCAACGACAACGCTGATTCAGGCCCTAGCTATGTGGTGTTTGGCCGTGGCAGTAGGTTTAGTAGCACCCTCAACCTATCCAGACTCAATGGCAGCAATGGCTTTCGTATTGATGGCGTCGCCGCAAGGGACTATTCTAGTTATTCAGTGAGCAGTGCCGGGGATATCAATGGCGATGGTGTCGATGACCTGATCCTTGGAGCAGATGGTGTCGCCACCAACGGCCGCGATTCAGGCTCTAGCTATGTGATGTTTGGCCGTGAGGGTGGGTTCAGTAGCACCCTCAATCCATCTAGCCTCAATGGCAGTAATGGCTTTCGTATCGATGGTGTAGCAGAAGGTGACCTTTCCGGTTTTTCAGTGAGCAGTGCCGGGGATATCAATAGCGATGGCATCGATGACTTGATCATTGGAGCAATCGGTGCCGACCCCAATGGCAGCGATTCAGGCGCTAGCTATGTGGTGTTTGGCCGTCGTGCGAACCAAGCACCCACGATTGTGACCAATAGCGTGGTAAATATGCCGGAAAACACCACGCTGGTGGTTGATATCCAAGCCACAGACGATAGCAGTAGCGAGGGGAATGGCCTCACCTACAGTCTCAGTGGCGGGAACGACCAAGCATTGTTTACGATTGATGCCACAACGGGTGTACTGTCCTTCCTCACCGCACCAGACTTTGAAAATCCGATGGATGTGGGCAATGACAATGGCTACGCTGTTGAGGTAACAGTCACCAATGCAGGTGGATTAAGTACCGCACAACTGTTTAACATCAACCTCAACGATGTCAACGATAATTCTACGCCGTTTGACGATATCCTCAGCGGCACAGCGGGTAACGATACGATTCGTGCGTTGACAGGCAATGATGTGGTGCGCGGCTTGGGCGGTGACGATCGCATCTTTGGACAAGTCGGTAACGATATCCTCATCGGCGGCACGGGTAATGACGTTCTCAATGGTGGCGCAGATAACGATCGCATCTTTGGACAAGCCGGGAGCGATCGCCTTGATGGCGGAAACGGCGACGATCGCATCGATGGCGGTTCCGGAAACGATATCATTACCACCGGACAAGGGCGTGACCTACTTGTCATTCGCCAAAACGACGGCCTTGACCGCGTCACCGATTTCCAAAACAATCAAGACCGT